DNA sequence from the Cytophagia bacterium CHB2 genome:
GCCGCGATTTTGGTCGATGAACAATTCGCCGCGGATTGCGCAAAAGACGCACTCAAGGACGGCATCAAAGTCGCGATGCCTGCTGAAAAAAGCGGACAAGATGAATTTGATTTTGAATATGGCGAACAATTCGGCGCGCATATTGAGAAATTTAATCCCACGTTTGTGAAAGTGCTGGTGCGCTACAATGTCGAAGACGATGCTGTATCAAATAAACGCCAGGCCGAGCGCCTGGCCCGGTTGAGCGACTATTGCCATTCCCACAACCGGAAATTCATGTTCGAACTTCTGGTTCCGGCAAATGAAGCGCAATTAGCGAAGCTCGGCGGCGACAAAAAGAAATTCGACACCACGGTTCGTCCGGGCTTGATGGAGAAAGCGATTGCGGAATTGCAGGCCTCGGGCATCGAAGCGGATGTCTGGAAATTGGAAGGCCTGGAACATGCCGCAGATTACAAGGCCATTGTGGCGCAAGCGCGCAGCAAAGGCCGCAATC
Encoded proteins:
- a CDS encoding DUF2090 domain-containing protein, whose product is MALTNLGYQDKLFVMPFDHRGSFQAKMFGIKGRQPTDEETKLIASYKRIVYDGFRKALTMGVPKDKAAILVDEQFAADCAKDALKDGIKVAMPAEKSGQDEFDFEYGEQFGAHIEKFNPTFVKVLVRYNVEDDAVSNKRQAERLARLSDYCHSHNRKFMFELLVPANEAQLAKLGGDKKKFDTTVRPGLMEKAIAELQASGIEADVWKLEGLEHAADYKAIVAQARSKGRNHVGMIVLGRGENAEKVNHWLREGAKVEGVIGFAVGRTVFWDALEGCKNNKHSR